The genomic interval CGCGTGCTGGGCGACGACTACGCGGTCACGATCCGCGTCGACGGCCCGAAGCACGCGACCGAGGACCGCTACCCCGAGCTGCACGAGACGTTCGAGATCGACCTGTCGTCGCTCGACGAGGACACCCGCGCCAAGACGTTGCTGCTGGCCCAGCGCTCGATCGACCGTGCCTGCACCGTGGGCAACACGCTGCGCGAGGGCGCGGCGGTCCCCCCCGTCGAGTACGTCCAGCCACGCGCGGCCCAGGCCTGACCCGATGGGCGCGATCGAGCCGGTGCCCGACGCCGACGTCGCCGCGGCGTCCCGCTGGGAGGCATACCACCCGACGTCGATCTTCGACGCGATGGTCGACAAGGCCGTGACCGTGCCGTCGTCGACCATCCGCAAGCACGTCGAGAACGTGCGGCGCCGCAACCCCGAAGCCTCGCCCGAACGGGTCATCAAGCTCCTGGAGAAGGAGTACCTGCGGGTGGTCACGGCGGCAGGCGGCGCCGTGGGAGCGGCGGCGGCAGTGCCCGCGGTCGGCACCGGCACGGGCGTGGCGCTCACCACGGCGGACGTCGCAACATTTTTCGCCGCCTCGGCCGCCTTCTCGCTCGCCGTCGCCGAGGTCCACGGCGTCCGGTCCGACGACGTCGCTCGCCGGCGCGCGCTCCTGCTGGCCAGCGTGCTGGGCGCCAAGGGCGCCCGGGACGTCGAGTCGGCCGTGGGCGGGTCGGCGACGGCGTGGGGCAAGGTGCTGCTGACGACCATGCCGCAGGGTTCGGTACGCAAGGTCAACCGCGCGCTGACCGGCGCGTTCATGCGTCGGCAGCTCGCCAAGCACGGGTCGCTCGCGATCGGCCGGCTCGCACCGTTCGGGGTCGGCGCGGTCGTCGGGCTCGCCGGTGCGCGCGCCCTGGGTCACGGCGTCGTCGGGCAGTCACGGCGCGCGTTCGGCCCGCCACCTGCGCGGTTCCCGCAACCGGGCGCGTGAGCGGCGCTACTCCCCCAGCCAGGTCGCCACGGCCTGGGCCAGGGCGTCCGCGCCGCTGACCCCCGACTTGCGCGACGCGTTGTACAGGTGCGTCTCCACCGTGCGGACGCTCGCCTGCAAAGCGTCGGCGGCGCGCGACGAGCTGCCCCACCGGGCGCGCGCCTGCACCACCTCGACCTCGCGCGCCGAGAGCGCCACCTGGGAACGCAGCCGCACGAAGAAACCCGCGCGGTGGCGCCCGCACGCCTCCGACATCTCCCACGCCTCGTCCGCCGCGAGCGCCGCCTCGCGCAGCTTCCCCGACTCGTAGAGCAGGACGCCTCGCGTCACCGCCGCCTGGACGGCATACCCGAGGACGCCCAGGTTGCCGAGCCGGATCGTGACGTCGGCGAGCCGATCGGCGTCGGCGAGGACGGCCGCCTCGACGTACTCGCCGAGCATCCGCATGACGGGGCTCTCCATGCGCGCCGCGACCTGGCAGACGCTGTCGGTGAGCTCCAGGTCCCGGCCCAGCTCGGCCGCCGCGACGGCGAACGGCACCGCGCTGGCCACGTGGCCGCGCTCGAGCCGCTCGCGCACCGCCTCCCACACGCCGGCGGCGTCGTCGGGCCGCGGCTCGGGGCCGCGCGCCGGGAGCGTCGAGGGCAGCAGCCCCCGGAACATGCCGTCGACGGTCCGGTACACCGGCGGCTGGACGGTCATCTGCCGCGCGAACTCGGGGCGCCCCTGGAGCACGGCGACCTCCGCCCCCATCGCCAGCAGACCCGACCGGTGCGGGTCGCGGGGCGGGAGCACGGACGACACGGAGAGCGCACGCTCCAGCACGTCGTCGGCCTCGTCGAGCCGACCGCTCATGTACAGGCCGGCCATCGCGGCCGTCGACCTGTGCTGCACCGCCTGCGGGTCCTGGTCCTCGTAGGCCTCCTCCAGCCCGCGCAGGTTGTCCTCGACCGCCCCGCGCACGTCGTTGCCGAGCATCCG from Xylanimonas allomyrinae carries:
- a CDS encoding OsmC family protein, whose product is MSEQNPHHAVADDDVAPMSPVPTDPLWVERNGTRTYTGFSGRGARVDIGPASAGAVFTPGELLKIALAACAGMSSDLKFSRVLGDDYAVTIRVDGPKHATEDRYPELHETFEIDLSSLDEDTRAKTLLLAQRSIDRACTVGNTLREGAAVPPVEYVQPRAAQA